Proteins co-encoded in one Ananas comosus cultivar F153 linkage group 15, ASM154086v1, whole genome shotgun sequence genomic window:
- the LOC109721192 gene encoding indole-3-pyruvate monooxygenase YUCCA2-like, translated as MTSKETSTTKRLWWVPGPLIIGAGPSGLATAACLKDRGVPYLVLEKDCCIAASWKLRTYERLKLHLPKHFCELPLMPFPQHFPTYPTKQQFISYLECYAKRFAVEPLFGARVDRAERDASLGLWRVRAGESEFISRWLVVATGENAEAVTPEIGGVAEFRGRVMHTSCYRKGDDFTGEKVLVVGCGNSGMEVSLDLCNNGAHPSMVVRDKLHVLPREIFGISTFGLSVWLLKWLPTRYVDWFLLLCARITLGDTEKYGLKRPKVGPLQLKSTTGKTPVLDVGTLAKIKSGHIKVVPNINRFTDKGVEFVDGRKEEFNSVILATGYKSNVPSWLKDEEFFNKNDGFPKTRFPNSWKGENGLYATGFTQRGLMGASIDARKIAEDIATQWNSKPKHLPCGLL; from the exons ATGACATCGAAGGAGACGTCGACGACGAAGAGGCTATGGTGGGTTCCCGGGCCGCTGATCATCGGCGCGGGGCCGTCGGGACTGGCGACCGCCGCTTGCCTGAAGGATAGAGGCGTCCCCTACCTCGTGCTCGAGAAGGACTGCTGCATCGCCGCGTCGTGGAAGCTGCGCACCTACGAGCGGCTCAAGCTGCACCTCCCGAAGCACTTCTGCGAGCTCCCGCTCATGCCGTTCCCGCAGCACTTCCCCACGTACCCAACGAAGCAGCAGTTCATCAGCTACCTCGAGTGCTACGCGAAGCGCTTCGCCGTCGAGCCGCTGTTCGGCGCGAGGGTCGACCGCGCGGAGCGCGACGCCTCGCTCGGGCTCTGGCGGGTGCGCGCGGGGGAGTCGGAATTCATCTCCCGGTGGCTCGTGGTGGCGACGGGGGAGAATGCGGAGGCGGTGACGCCGGAGATCGGCGGCGTCGCGGAGTTCCGGGGGAGAGTCATGCACACGAGCTGTTATAGGAAGGGGGATGATTTCACCGGGGAGAAGGTTTTGGTTGTGGGCTGTGGGAACTCTGGGATGGAGGTGAGCTTGGATCTATGTAACAATGGTGCTCATCCCTCTATGGTTGTTAGAGACAAG TTGCACGTGCTACCGAGAGAGATATTTGGGATCTCCACATTTGGGCTCTCAGTGTGGCTACTGAAATGGCTCCCAACGAGATATGTTGATTGGTTCCTCCTCTTATGCGCGAGAATAACACTTGGGGACACGGAGAAATACGGGCTCAAAAGGCCAAAGGTTGGGCCCCTGCAGCTCAAGAGCACAACTGGGAAGACCCCTGTGCTTGATGTTGGGACTCTTGCAAAGATCAAAAGCGGGCACATCAAG GTGGTCCCGAACATAAACCGGTTTACGGATAAAGGCGTGGAGTTTGTGGATGGCAGGAAAGAAGAGTTCAACTCTGTTATTCTAGCTACTGGGTATAAAAGCAATGTGCCATCCTGGCTCAAG GATGAAGAATTCTTCAACAAGAACGACGGTTTCCCGAAGACGCGATTCCCGAACAGTTGGAAAGGCGAGAACGGGCTTTATGCCACCGGTTTCACGCAAAGAGGGCTCATGGGGGCATCCATTGATGCACGCAAAATAGCTGAGGACATTGCCACCCAGTGGAATTCGAAACCGAAGCATCTTCCTTGTGGATTACtgtag
- the LOC109721541 gene encoding uncharacterized protein LOC109721541 isoform X1 encodes MAEEKPAERRLQAISRHLLLPSQLHTQELYLEPKSVISPSPVIIGGMVLDIHAKPYAYPNPGTTTPGKVRYFNGGVARNVAECMSKLGSKPFMISVVGDDVAGDLLMRYWKTARLPTEGIQQLPGIITPAASLIFDCNGELAAAVVSVEAVETFLTPDWIKQFQPNIFAAPVVMVDANLPPHSLEVACQIAARCAIPLWFEPVSVAKSTRIASIVNHVTFASPNEIELIAMANALSPKKGFNFVPAEATKGIGQPVDYLFEQLKPSIQFLLQKGIKMLIVTLGSNGVFFCCGELSFTKSNLNLSTSSFNGIYELMKETCLPKQCVSYVESAQRSIKSFAFHFPALPASVVSLTGAGDCLVGGILASICSGLNVMQSVAVGIAVAKAAVEAETNVPAEFSLSNVADEAKKIISAVKPLLLE; translated from the exons ATGGCGGAGGAGAAGCCGGCGGAAAGGCGATTGCAAGCCATCTCGCGCCATCTCCTCCTCCCTTCACAACTTCACACTCAAGAACTGTATCTG gaaCCCAAATCCGTGATAAGTCCATCTCCTGTGATCATAGGTGGGATGGTTTTGGACATCCATGCCAAGCCCTATGCCTATCCAAATCCTGGAACCACTACCCCTGGGAAG GTTCGTTATTTTAATGGAGGAGTGGCAAGGAATGTTGCTGAGTGCATGTCGAAGCTTGGAAGTAAACCTTTCATGATTAGTGTTGTTGGAGACGACGTAGCAG GAGATTTACTGATGAGGTACTGGAAAACTGCTAGGCTTCCTACAGAAG GAATTCAGCAGTTGCCTGGTATCATAACACCTGCTGCATCACTTATATTTGATTGCAATGGCGAGttggctgctgctgttgtaAGTGTTGAGGCAGTT GAAACTTTTCTGACTCCTGATTGGATAAAACAATTTCAACCTAATATATTTGCCGCACCAGTGGTGATGGTTGATGCAAATCTACCTCCTCATTCACTTGAAGTTGCTTGTCAAA TAGCTGCGAGGTGTGCTATCCCCTTATGGTTTGAGCCCGTCTCTGTGGCCAAGTCGACAAGAATTGCATCTATTGTAAATCAT GTAACTTTTGCTTCCCCAAATGAAATCGAGCTCATTGCCATGGCAAATGCTCTGTCACCGAAGAAGGGATTTAATTTTGTTCCCGCCGAAGCCACGAAAGGCATAGGCCAACCTGTCGACTATTTATTCGAACAGCTAAAACCATCAATTCAGTTTCTGCTCCAGAAGGGTATCAAAATGCTCATCGTCACGCTCGGCTCAAACGGTGTATTCTTTTGCTGTGGAGAACTAAGCTTTACGAAGAGCAATTTAAATCTCAGTACAAGTAGTTTCAATGGAATATACGAACTTATGAAAGAAACTTGCCTACCAAAGCAATGTGTTAGCTATGTTGAGTCTGCGCAAAGATCTATCAAGTCTTTTGCTTTCCATTTTCCGGCGCTTCCAGCGTCAGTAGTGAGCCTTACAGGGGCAGGTGACTGTTTAGTTGGCGGAATCCTTGCCTCCATTTGTAGTGGCCTGAATGTGATGCAAAGTGTGGCAGTTGGAATAGCAGTCGCTAAAGCTGCAGTAGAGGCTGAAACCAATGTTCCAGCAGAATTTTCCTTATCAAATGTCGCAg ATGAGGCAAAGAAAATAATCTCAGCTGTGAAACCACTTCTTCTCGAATGA
- the LOC109721541 gene encoding uncharacterized protein LOC109721541 isoform X2 encodes MSKLGSKPFMISVVGDDVAGDLLMRYWKTARLPTEGIQQLPGIITPAASLIFDCNGELAAAVVSVEAVETFLTPDWIKQFQPNIFAAPVVMVDANLPPHSLEVACQIAARCAIPLWFEPVSVAKSTRIASIVNHVTFASPNEIELIAMANALSPKKGFNFVPAEATKGIGQPVDYLFEQLKPSIQFLLQKGIKMLIVTLGSNGVFFCCGELSFTKSNLNLSTSSFNGIYELMKETCLPKQCVSYVESAQRSIKSFAFHFPALPASVVSLTGAGDCLVGGILASICSGLNVMQSVAVGIAVAKAAVEAETNVPAEFSLSNVADEAKKIISAVKPLLLE; translated from the exons ATGTCGAAGCTTGGAAGTAAACCTTTCATGATTAGTGTTGTTGGAGACGACGTAGCAG GAGATTTACTGATGAGGTACTGGAAAACTGCTAGGCTTCCTACAGAAG GAATTCAGCAGTTGCCTGGTATCATAACACCTGCTGCATCACTTATATTTGATTGCAATGGCGAGttggctgctgctgttgtaAGTGTTGAGGCAGTT GAAACTTTTCTGACTCCTGATTGGATAAAACAATTTCAACCTAATATATTTGCCGCACCAGTGGTGATGGTTGATGCAAATCTACCTCCTCATTCACTTGAAGTTGCTTGTCAAA TAGCTGCGAGGTGTGCTATCCCCTTATGGTTTGAGCCCGTCTCTGTGGCCAAGTCGACAAGAATTGCATCTATTGTAAATCAT GTAACTTTTGCTTCCCCAAATGAAATCGAGCTCATTGCCATGGCAAATGCTCTGTCACCGAAGAAGGGATTTAATTTTGTTCCCGCCGAAGCCACGAAAGGCATAGGCCAACCTGTCGACTATTTATTCGAACAGCTAAAACCATCAATTCAGTTTCTGCTCCAGAAGGGTATCAAAATGCTCATCGTCACGCTCGGCTCAAACGGTGTATTCTTTTGCTGTGGAGAACTAAGCTTTACGAAGAGCAATTTAAATCTCAGTACAAGTAGTTTCAATGGAATATACGAACTTATGAAAGAAACTTGCCTACCAAAGCAATGTGTTAGCTATGTTGAGTCTGCGCAAAGATCTATCAAGTCTTTTGCTTTCCATTTTCCGGCGCTTCCAGCGTCAGTAGTGAGCCTTACAGGGGCAGGTGACTGTTTAGTTGGCGGAATCCTTGCCTCCATTTGTAGTGGCCTGAATGTGATGCAAAGTGTGGCAGTTGGAATAGCAGTCGCTAAAGCTGCAGTAGAGGCTGAAACCAATGTTCCAGCAGAATTTTCCTTATCAAATGTCGCAg ATGAGGCAAAGAAAATAATCTCAGCTGTGAAACCACTTCTTCTCGAATGA
- the LOC109721543 gene encoding uncharacterized protein LOC109721543 has product MASQTIEAYREGAEISHGDASFKTSSVQMLEELDLPKGLFPLEDVEEFGYNRAAGFVWFLQKKKKDHTFKKIKQVVSYGPEVTAFVEKGRLKKITGVKTRELLLWLTVVEVYIEDPVIGKITFKTGTGLSDSFHVSAFELGE; this is encoded by the coding sequence ATGGCATCCCAAACCATCGAAGCCTACCGAGAGGGCGCCGAGATCTCCCACGGTGATGCCTCGTTCAAAACAAGCTCCGTCCAAATGCTTGAAGAGCTCGACCTTCCGAAGGGGCTCTTCCCTTTGGAAGACGTCGAGGAGTTCGGCTACAACCGGGCGGCCGGTTTCGTGTGGTTCTtgcagaagaagaaaaaggaccACACATTCAAGAAGATAAAGCAGGTCGTGTCGTACGGCCCCGAGGTGACGGCCTTCGTCGAGAAGGGCAGGCTGAAGAAGATCACCGGGGTGAAGACGAGGGAGCTTCTGCTGTGGCTCACCGTCGTCGAAGTGTACATCGAAGACCCTGTCATCGGCAAAATCACTTTTAAGACCGGCACCGGGCTCTCCGATAGCTTCCACGTGTCGGCTTTCGAACTAGGCGAGTAA